atttatacttcatGTCATGtcctgtatgtcctacaccttccctattctacttacggaacgaacgcaatggccgatcgtttctctagataagacctttattcctcgtctggtatcgtttaaagccatttgaaactgcactgaaactgtaattttgaccttcaactgtttgaccttcaactgttaaggagaataatcctggaatgtttttatcaaaaaccttaatttcttttcgactgaagaaagaaagacatgaacatcttggatgacatgggggtgagaataaataaatgatcaggaaaaatttatttgaaagtgaactaatcctttaatgggtTAAAATCTACCACAATATGAGAACTTGTGAGGTTTTTGTCCTGTATGGATTATTTAGTGACATCCCAACTCACTGGTATTTCCACACCAGTCTTTCCACACTTCAACCAGTCATGAGCACactgttttttctcattttcttttaaacacTTTCCCCAAAAGAATAGTCTTTTCATTTGCATGAAATTTCAAGTGCATTCCCAAGTAAAATTTGTACCATCCTGATCAGAGTTATATCCTGCTCTTACAGAAGCGCGACACATGTTCTTTGAGACTTCCTGTCCATGTGAAAGTCTTCCCACAAAGATGGCATACGAAAggcctctctccagtgtgaattctcatgtgcaaattaaggttcactttctgTCTGAATCCCCTCCCACACTGAACGCACACGAAAGGCTTCTCTTCAGTGTGAACAGTCATGTGCGTATTAAGTAATGTTTTAAGtatgaaactcttcccacatagatggcaagagtagggcttttctccagtgtgcaTTCTCATGTGCAGATTATACCCTCCTTTAAGagcaaaactctttccacactgttggcacatgtaaggcttttctccagtgtgaattctcatgtgctCATTCAAcactcctttacgtctaaaacGCTTCGCACAATGTGTGCATTcgaaaggtttctctccagtgtggattgtCATGTGAATCTCAAGGCTTCCTTTCTCTATGAATCCTTTCccacactgagagcaggtgAAAGGCCTCTCTTCAGAGTGAGTTTTAATGTGCCTCTTAAGACATGTTTCATATAGGTAACTCTTTCCACAATGAATGCATCCAAAAGGCGTTTCTCCATTATGATTTCTCATGTGCACTTTAAATGTTTGCTATGTAGAAACTcattccacactgagagcaggtgaaaggcttctctccagtgtgaattctcatgtgattCTTAAGGTTTCTTTTCTCTGTGAAACAacttccacactgagagcaggtgaaaggctttttTCCATTATGAACCCTCACATGCACATTAAAGGCTCTTTCCACATGGAgcgcaggtgaaaggcttctcttcAATGTGATTCTTAAGGCTTCTTTCCTCTTCGAAACGacttccacactgagagcaagTGAAAGGCTTTACAAGATATTCTTCACATGGGAAACTCTTCCCACAGTCGAGGCATCCGAAAGGCTCTTCTCCGGTGTGCATTCTCATGTGCGCATTAAAGGTTTCTTTATCAGTAAAACTATTCCCACACCGAGAGCAGGTGAAAGATTCCTATCCAGTGTGATTTCTCATGTGGCGTTTCAAGCCTTCCTTcattgtgaaactctttccacactgagcaCAGGTGGAAGGGTCCTCATTGTGGATTTTCATGTACCTACTAAGGTATGTTTTACAATGGAAACTCCTTCCACATTGAGAGCAGTTGAAcagcttttctccagtgtgaattcttatGTGCGTATCAAGTCTTCCTTTGAACTGGAAACTCTTTCCAAACTGAAGGCAACTGAAacgcttttctccagtgtgaattttaATGTGCACATTAAGGTTTCCTTTAGTGgggaaactctttccacactgagggcaggcGAAAGATTTTTTGTTGGTTTCTGTTATTGTTTCTGAGAAATTATCTTTAGTTTTTAAGAGGCTCCGCCCATTTTCTTCAATTGTGAAATGAATCACTTCATTCGCTTCTTGAATTTCCTCTTTGATTCCCATCAGATCTAGAATAGAATATCAAATTGTAAAAATCAGTTAAAAAGGACAAAtgtaaaaagcaaaataaaagtgGTCCAGTATCTATTTTTACTCACTTTtttatttactaagggtgcttTCTAGGGCTGGGATAATAAATCGATGCATCGCGATTCTCTTTCGAATCAATTCGGAGCTTAGTTTTTATCTGCACACTCAAATGGTCACGAAGAAGAGCGTtcttgcgttcgactgaagccctgggtatactttgtttttgtttttctttgtatgTATGTTAGTGTAGTGCACAGTCAAACGCTTTTGACTCGTGCGCATACACAGGCGTTCGATGCATGTGCAGTTTTGATCAATCTCTCGCCACGAGTTacttacaacccatgtaaacatctttgtattctttcatacTAAAgctgtacaaatgagggtactttctaacctctttgcAAAATCTGTCATCgatgtaggcctccattgtcgctgtagcttgcatgagttccggtctgttctgtttatgcagtttttcttcgacTTCCTTGTGAATCGACGCCCCCCGGGCACTAAACTAATtattgcaacaaaaaaaaattaaatgtgcatGTGCGACCTGTGCATACAAGTACACACTGTTACAAAAATCCGACAGTGTGTGTACAGTACGCacatactcttctgatgacgaaattcGCAACAATGCGTGCTGTACGCTGACCCTtgtgtatatgtaaaaagtgaaccatactttgggctttagtcTGAAAATATACTTGCACCTCAGAAAGCTTTTATGACGCGAGATTAATGTAATcagcccactgcaaacacccatgtaattcgcttcaacctttttaaactttatgaatgattattttataaaaggttgaagtggtgtgtgtaaaaaattggaagcaagcagagtatgtctgtttctaaagcatgcagtgccatctgttgttaaaaactaagctctgAATCAATTTAAGAGAGAATTGCAATGCATTCGGAAAATTTCAGAATCGATCGAGAATCATTTCTTGATTCGCGATGCATTGATTGACCCAGCCCTAGTGGCAGTTTTCACACTGGCAGTTTAGTTTGAAACAGAACATGGTTCGCAttaaaaat
The nucleotide sequence above comes from Chanodichthys erythropterus isolate Z2021 chromosome 7, ASM2448905v1, whole genome shotgun sequence. Encoded proteins:
- the LOC137023545 gene encoding gastrula zinc finger protein XlCGF49.1-like, producing MEAYIDDRFCKEVRKYPHLYSFSMKEYKDVYMGYLMGIKEEIQEANEVIHFTIEENGRSLLKTKDNFSETITETNKKSFACPQCGKSFPTKGNLNVHIKIHTGEKRFSCLQFGKSFQFKGRLDTHIRIHTGEKLFNCSQCGRSFHCKTYLSRYMKIHNEDPSTCAQCGKSFTMKEGLKRHMRNHTG
- the LOC137023544 gene encoding gastrula zinc finger protein XlCGF57.1-like; its protein translation is MRNHNGETPFGCIHCGKSYLYETCLKRHIKTHSEERPFTCSQCGKGFIEKGSLEIHMTIHTGEKPFECTHCAKRFRRKGVLNEHMRIHTGEKPYMCQQCGKSFALKGGYNLHMRMHTGEKPYSCHLCGKSFILKTLLNTHMTVHTEEKPFVCVQCGRGFRQKVNLNLHMRIHTGERPFVCHLCGKTFTWTGSLKEHVSRFCKSRI